The Halomicronema hongdechloris C2206 genome includes a window with the following:
- the dxs gene encoding 1-deoxy-D-xylulose-5-phosphate synthase, translated as MHLSEITHPNQLHGLSIRQLEDIARQIREKHLETVSTSGGHLGPGLGVVELTLALYQTLDLDHDKVLWDVGHQAYPHKLITGRYHRFHTLRQKDGVAGYLKRCESRFDHFGAGHASTSISAALGMALGRDRKGEDFKVCAIIGDGALTGGMALEAINHAGHLPNTRLLVVLNDNEMSISPNVGAIPRYLNKMRLSPPVQFLSDNLEEQFKHLPFVGDSLSPELHRVKEGMKRLAIPKVGAVFEELGFTYIGPIDGHNLQELISTFQEAHQHPGPVLVHVATTKGKGYEIAERDQVGYHAQSPFDLATGKGLPSSKPKPPKYSKVFAQTLIKLAQDNPKIIGITAAMATGTGLNKLQEALPQQYIDVGIAEQHAVTLSAGLACEGMRPVAAIYSTFLQRGFDQVIHDVCIQNLPVFFCLDRAGIVGADGPTHQGLYDIAYLRCVPNMVLMAPKDEAELQRMLVTGINHTSSPIAVRYPRGNGYGVPLMEEGWEPVPIGKGEVLRQGDDVLLVGYGSMVYPALQTAEILSEHGIEATVVNARFAKPLDTELILPLAQQIGRVVTLEEGCRMGGFGSAVAEALMDAQMTLPVLRLGVPDQLVDHAQPDEAKATLGLTPAQMAQRILSTYSVEKSAVRV; from the coding sequence ATGCACCTGAGTGAAATAACTCATCCCAATCAACTGCACGGGCTGTCCATTCGGCAACTAGAAGATATTGCCCGCCAGATTCGTGAAAAGCATTTAGAGACCGTCTCCACTAGCGGTGGCCACCTAGGCCCCGGGTTGGGGGTGGTCGAACTCACCCTGGCCCTCTATCAAACCCTCGACCTGGATCACGACAAGGTCCTCTGGGACGTTGGCCATCAGGCCTACCCCCACAAGCTGATCACCGGTCGCTATCACCGCTTCCACACCCTACGGCAGAAAGACGGCGTTGCTGGCTATCTGAAGCGATGCGAGAGCCGCTTCGATCACTTCGGCGCCGGTCACGCCTCCACTAGCATCTCGGCTGCCCTGGGTATGGCCCTGGGCCGCGATCGCAAAGGGGAAGACTTTAAGGTCTGTGCCATCATCGGCGATGGCGCCCTCACCGGGGGCATGGCCCTAGAGGCCATCAACCACGCCGGCCACCTGCCCAATACCCGCTTGCTGGTGGTGCTCAACGACAACGAGATGTCGATCTCGCCCAACGTCGGGGCGATTCCCCGTTACCTGAACAAAATGCGCCTGAGCCCGCCAGTGCAGTTTCTCAGCGACAACCTGGAAGAGCAGTTCAAGCATCTGCCCTTCGTCGGCGACTCCCTCTCCCCAGAACTACACCGGGTGAAAGAGGGCATGAAGCGCCTGGCCATTCCCAAGGTCGGAGCCGTCTTCGAGGAGTTGGGCTTCACCTACATTGGCCCCATCGATGGTCACAACCTGCAGGAATTGATCAGCACCTTCCAAGAAGCCCATCAGCATCCGGGCCCAGTGCTGGTGCATGTGGCCACCACCAAAGGCAAAGGGTATGAAATCGCCGAGCGGGATCAGGTGGGCTACCATGCCCAATCCCCCTTCGACCTGGCCACCGGCAAGGGTCTTCCCTCCAGCAAGCCCAAGCCGCCTAAATATTCCAAGGTCTTCGCCCAAACCCTGATCAAGCTGGCCCAAGACAATCCCAAAATCATCGGCATCACCGCTGCCATGGCCACGGGCACCGGCCTCAACAAGCTGCAGGAAGCCTTGCCCCAGCAATATATCGACGTGGGCATCGCCGAGCAGCATGCCGTCACCCTATCGGCGGGATTGGCCTGCGAGGGCATGCGGCCGGTGGCAGCCATTTACTCCACCTTCCTGCAGCGGGGCTTTGATCAGGTCATTCATGATGTCTGTATTCAAAACCTGCCGGTGTTCTTCTGCCTGGACCGGGCCGGCATCGTTGGGGCCGATGGCCCCACCCACCAAGGGCTCTATGACATTGCCTACCTACGCTGTGTTCCCAACATGGTGCTGATGGCCCCCAAAGACGAGGCCGAATTGCAACGCATGTTAGTCACCGGCATCAACCACACCAGTAGCCCCATTGCGGTGCGCTATCCCCGGGGCAATGGCTACGGCGTGCCCCTGATGGAAGAGGGCTGGGAGCCTGTGCCCATCGGTAAGGGAGAAGTGTTGCGCCAGGGAGACGATGTGCTGCTGGTGGGCTACGGATCCATGGTGTATCCCGCCCTGCAAACGGCTGAAATTCTCAGCGAGCATGGCATCGAGGCGACGGTGGTGAATGCCCGCTTCGCCAAACCCCTAGATACGGAGCTGATTCTGCCCCTGGCCCAGCAAATTGGCCGGGTCGTCACCCTGGAGGAGGGCTGCCGCATGGGTGGGTTTGGCTCCGCTGTGGCCGAGGCCCTGATGGATGCCCAGATGACTTTGCCGGTGTTGCGCCTAGGGGTGCCCGACCAACTGGTGGATCACGCCCAGCCCGATGAAGCCAAGGCCACCCTGGGCCTGACCCCGGCCCAGATGGCACAGCGGATTTTGTCCACCTACAGCGTGGAAAAATCTGCCGTTCGGGTCTAG
- a CDS encoding RNA recognition motif domain-containing protein has protein sequence MSIYVGNLSYEVTEEDLSSVFAEYGSVKRIHMPTDRETGRFRGFAFVELVEEANETAAIEDLDGAEWMGRDLKVNKARPRENRSSGGGNRRDSFSRRY, from the coding sequence ATGTCTATTTACGTTGGCAACCTCTCCTATGAGGTTACCGAAGAGGATTTGTCCTCTGTGTTTGCAGAGTACGGCTCAGTGAAGCGGATCCACATGCCCACCGATCGCGAAACCGGTCGGTTCCGTGGCTTCGCGTTTGTGGAGCTGGTGGAAGAGGCTAACGAAACTGCAGCTATCGAGGATCTCGATGGAGCCGAGTGGATGGGCCGTGACCTCAAGGTCAACAAAGCCAGACCTCGGGAAAATCGCTCCTCTGGTGGTGGCAACCGCCGTGATAGCTTCTCTCGGCGCTACTAA
- a CDS encoding QcrA and Rieske domain-containing protein, giving the protein MKRREFVSWVGLGCLASSLPMAIAACQSADTTSSSRESPSEDVEVASTPRPDGFAAVGTVAGLDEAGFLSDKNFLGSQVVVVRDPADATAVLGVNSLCTHQGCYVEWDDGTEGFACPCHGSQFNPDGSVRQGPAAEPLDAFEAKIEGELVLVKVT; this is encoded by the coding sequence ATGAAACGACGGGAATTTGTCAGTTGGGTAGGACTAGGCTGTCTAGCGAGCTCCTTGCCCATGGCCATTGCAGCCTGTCAGTCCGCCGATACCACCTCGAGTTCTAGGGAGAGCCCCAGTGAGGACGTCGAGGTAGCTTCTACGCCGCGGCCGGACGGCTTTGCGGCCGTGGGGACTGTAGCCGGGTTAGATGAGGCCGGTTTTCTCTCTGATAAGAATTTTCTCGGCTCCCAAGTAGTGGTCGTTCGAGATCCTGCCGATGCCACGGCGGTGTTGGGGGTAAATTCCCTGTGCACCCATCAGGGGTGCTACGTGGAGTGGGACGATGGCACCGAAGGCTTTGCCTGTCCCTGCCATGGATCTCAGTTCAACCCCGATGGCAGTGTGCGCCAGGGGCCTGCCGCCGAGCCTTTAGACGCTTTTGAGGCCAAAATTGAAGGCGAGTTGGTACTGGTTAAAGTAACTTAA
- a CDS encoding cytochrome c biogenesis protein, whose protein sequence is MTGFNLLKFCLGLCLGTLLCLVPLSQFQPDTLDSLRTLAVQLDGRKKPLDTVAKETVTQIHGSTTYQPLAGASEDYLSTYLTLWFNTRDWNQEPVVLVSYRPLKAAVGLDPARKHFSFQELMANQALATLVRQAHQADLKGDDLSRNQRQALTIEDRLNRLYGSVGGDTLPIVPHPSDAQGTWVSLSQAQQLYDPEAITPLLAVFAKMQQTLLQGGITHVPMVGPLAQDLKAGLQRLSPQIYPAEAALRREVHFNHFHPFAKAWWLYGLAFIAVVISLWVKPWNLYWGAIGLFTAGLGIQAYGFWLRMQIAGRPPVTNMYESVVWVGFGIAALALTFELMSRARYYLLAAAPLAVTSLVLADSLPAVLDPSITPLVPVLRDNFWLSIHVPTIALSYASFALALGLGHLTLGNYLVTPTATGRIRTLSQLNYRVLQVGVLLLTTGIILGGIWAHFSWGRFWGWDPKETWALIALLCYLAPLHGRLVGWIGDFGIGVASVVAFNAVLMAWYGVNFVLGTGLHSYGFGTGGSEMIIAAVVGLDLLFVAMAAARHYSGWRPSEQLSPAER, encoded by the coding sequence ATGACAGGCTTTAACTTGCTCAAATTCTGTTTGGGCCTCTGTCTCGGCACCCTGCTCTGCCTGGTGCCCCTGAGTCAATTCCAGCCCGATACCTTAGACTCCCTGCGGACCTTGGCCGTGCAGCTGGATGGCCGCAAAAAGCCCTTAGATACCGTGGCCAAGGAAACCGTCACCCAAATCCATGGCTCTACGACCTACCAGCCCCTAGCCGGAGCGTCAGAAGACTACCTCAGCACCTACCTGACTCTGTGGTTCAACACTCGAGACTGGAACCAAGAACCCGTCGTGCTGGTCAGCTATCGCCCCCTGAAAGCAGCCGTAGGACTAGACCCGGCGCGCAAACACTTCAGCTTTCAAGAGCTGATGGCCAACCAGGCTCTGGCGACCCTGGTGCGTCAGGCCCATCAAGCCGACCTCAAGGGCGATGACTTGAGCCGTAACCAGCGGCAGGCGCTGACCATCGAAGATCGGCTCAACCGGCTCTACGGCAGCGTTGGCGGCGATACCCTCCCGATTGTGCCCCACCCCAGCGATGCCCAGGGCACCTGGGTCAGCCTCTCCCAGGCCCAGCAACTCTACGACCCCGAAGCCATTACTCCCTTACTGGCGGTATTTGCGAAGATGCAGCAGACCCTGTTGCAAGGGGGAATCACCCATGTCCCCATGGTGGGTCCCCTGGCCCAAGACTTGAAAGCAGGGCTGCAGCGGCTGAGTCCCCAGATTTATCCGGCCGAGGCGGCCTTGAGGCGGGAGGTGCACTTCAATCACTTCCATCCCTTCGCCAAAGCCTGGTGGCTCTACGGCCTGGCCTTCATCGCCGTGGTGATCAGCCTCTGGGTAAAGCCCTGGAATCTCTACTGGGGCGCCATCGGTCTCTTCACCGCCGGTCTGGGGATTCAGGCCTACGGCTTCTGGCTGCGGATGCAGATCGCCGGCCGCCCCCCGGTGACCAACATGTATGAGTCAGTAGTCTGGGTCGGCTTCGGCATTGCCGCCCTGGCCCTCACCTTCGAGCTGATGTCTCGCGCCCGCTATTATCTATTGGCAGCGGCGCCGTTGGCAGTCACCAGCTTGGTGTTGGCCGATAGCCTACCCGCCGTACTCGATCCCAGCATTACGCCCCTGGTGCCGGTGCTGCGGGATAACTTCTGGCTCAGCATCCATGTGCCCACCATTGCCCTCAGCTACGCCAGCTTTGCCTTAGCCCTGGGGTTAGGGCACCTGACCCTGGGCAATTACCTCGTCACTCCCACGGCAACAGGACGGATCAGAACCCTGTCCCAGCTCAACTATCGCGTCTTGCAGGTAGGCGTCCTGCTGTTGACCACCGGCATTATATTGGGCGGCATTTGGGCCCACTTCTCTTGGGGCCGCTTCTGGGGCTGGGATCCCAAGGAAACCTGGGCCTTGATTGCCCTGCTCTGTTACCTGGCTCCCCTACATGGGCGATTGGTGGGCTGGATTGGCGACTTCGGCATTGGTGTTGCCAGCGTGGTGGCCTTCAACGCCGTCCTCATGGCCTGGTATGGCGTCAACTTCGTCCTCGGCACCGGTCTCCACAGCTATGGCTTTGGCACCGGCGGTTCCGAGATGATCATTGCGGCCGTGGTGGGCTTGGACCTTCTATTTGTGGCCATGGCCGCCGCCCGCCATTACAGCGGGTGGCGGCCGTCTGAGCAGTTAAGCCCAGCTGAACGTTGA
- a CDS encoding cytochrome c biogenesis protein ResB: MASRFTRFLGSIRLAVPLLVAIATILIWATVYESNVGSATVQREIYKSAWFGALVFLLAVNLGVSTLSRYPWRGPRKIGFALTHWGLILLIAGAAAVIHLSSEGMLLLRTDGGPNNQIRVEGEQLQVAAPGQATRAADVVIRPDGSVSPQHFAGLFLQGYSDQAVTTVGFQPGGNVDNLAIQLTMGSDRMGQTLRRWLAMAPGDYRQLDIGPAHLELVQAEDEAELARLLDLTDAKAPNLLRVVAAPDQRLFYGAHGAQGTTVGEWRPGEVIAPGWADIQISLSDRIDRARVQRRVVPLTAGAAAPGESFPALQVSRQDGSTLWLPWGEPVSWQGQDGLQVAAFGPKLLQLPFYVTLDDFIVARNEGSESVAMWTSQITLWDPHTDTAVQRSVWMNHPTWFRGWKLAQASWNPGDLNQSTLQLKREPWWVTALTWSGSLLVVLGIGVMFYGPAIAKRLRRRQPSPQPPAPASDDTQPDSIPETVHP; encoded by the coding sequence ATGGCATCCAGATTTACCCGATTTCTGGGCTCAATTCGTCTGGCTGTACCCCTGTTGGTTGCGATCGCAACTATTCTGATTTGGGCCACCGTTTATGAGTCTAATGTCGGCTCTGCAACGGTTCAGAGAGAGATTTATAAAAGTGCCTGGTTTGGGGCATTAGTGTTTCTCCTGGCAGTGAATCTGGGAGTATCAACCCTCAGTCGCTACCCCTGGCGAGGACCGCGAAAAATTGGCTTCGCCCTCACCCATTGGGGATTAATCCTTCTCATTGCCGGCGCTGCCGCGGTAATTCACCTCAGCAGCGAAGGCATGCTGTTGCTGCGCACCGATGGCGGCCCCAATAATCAGATTCGGGTGGAGGGCGAGCAGCTGCAGGTGGCGGCTCCTGGCCAGGCGACCCGGGCTGCCGATGTGGTGATCCGGCCCGATGGCTCCGTCAGTCCCCAACATTTTGCCGGCCTCTTCCTGCAGGGCTACAGCGACCAGGCCGTGACCACTGTCGGCTTCCAGCCAGGTGGCAACGTCGACAACTTGGCCATACAGCTGACCATGGGCAGCGATCGCATGGGGCAAACCCTGAGACGCTGGCTGGCCATGGCCCCCGGCGACTATCGGCAGCTGGACATCGGCCCGGCCCACTTGGAGCTGGTGCAGGCCGAGGATGAGGCCGAGCTGGCGCGACTCCTGGATCTCACCGATGCCAAGGCCCCAAACCTCCTGCGCGTGGTCGCTGCCCCAGACCAGCGGTTATTCTATGGGGCCCATGGGGCCCAGGGCACCACCGTCGGTGAATGGCGTCCCGGTGAGGTCATTGCCCCGGGCTGGGCCGATATCCAGATCTCCCTCAGCGATCGCATCGATCGGGCCCGGGTGCAACGCCGGGTAGTGCCCTTGACTGCCGGGGCTGCTGCCCCAGGGGAGAGCTTCCCGGCCCTCCAGGTATCTCGCCAGGATGGCTCCACTCTCTGGCTGCCCTGGGGGGAGCCCGTCTCCTGGCAAGGCCAGGATGGCCTCCAGGTGGCCGCCTTTGGTCCCAAGCTGTTGCAGTTGCCCTTCTATGTGACGCTGGATGACTTCATCGTGGCGCGCAACGAAGGTAGCGAGTCGGTGGCCATGTGGACCAGCCAGATCACCCTCTGGGATCCCCATACGGACACGGCGGTGCAGCGCTCGGTGTGGATGAACCATCCCACTTGGTTTCGCGGCTGGAAGTTGGCCCAGGCCTCCTGGAATCCGGGGGATTTAAACCAGTCCACCCTGCAACTGAAGCGAGAGCCCTGGTGGGTCACTGCTCTGACCTGGAGCGGCTCCCTGTTGGTGGTGCTGGGCATCGGCGTCATGTTCTACGGACCTGCGATCGCAAAGCGTCTGCGCCGTCGCCAGCCATCGCCCCAGCCCCCAGCGCCTGCCAGTGACGACACCCAACCCGACTCGATTCCTGAGACTGTCCACCCCTAA
- a CDS encoding globin family protein translates to MTSNVNAASQETALQIELLEQSFAKVKPQANEFVASFYDNLFTDYPAAKPLFAHTNMAEQGQKLLMSLVFVIENLRQPGELTAALQGLGARHVKYGALPEHYPLVGNSLLKTFEQYLGADWTPDTKAAWVDAYGLITEVMLEGADYDAAAVNLDSKPVDVPESNIKSGTVASLIGGGIVVLAILFFLI, encoded by the coding sequence ATGACATCGAACGTGAATGCGGCTTCCCAAGAAACTGCCCTTCAAATTGAGCTTTTGGAGCAAAGTTTTGCGAAGGTAAAACCCCAGGCCAATGAATTTGTGGCCAGTTTCTATGACAATCTATTCACCGACTATCCGGCGGCCAAGCCCCTGTTTGCCCACACCAATATGGCAGAGCAAGGCCAGAAACTACTGATGTCCCTGGTCTTTGTGATCGAAAACCTGCGTCAACCAGGGGAACTCACTGCTGCTCTGCAGGGCCTAGGCGCTCGCCACGTCAAATACGGGGCGCTCCCCGAGCACTATCCCCTGGTGGGCAACTCCCTGCTGAAGACCTTTGAGCAGTACCTTGGGGCCGACTGGACCCCCGATACCAAGGCGGCCTGGGTCGATGCCTATGGCCTGATCACCGAGGTGATGCTAGAGGGGGCCGACTATGATGCGGCGGCGGTCAACCTCGACTCTAAACCGGTCGATGTCCCTGAGAGCAATATCAAATCCGGTACGGTCGCCAGCCTGATTGGGGGCGGCATTGTGGTGCTGGCCATCCTGTTCTTCTTGATTTAG
- a CDS encoding cytochrome c3 family protein, whose translation MIWPGGRSIPWQSIVSLKGAIACACIALIGWFAAAFWLDQRQVFLPGQTSVGHHLFETSCNSCHEGFKPVSNDTCRRCHQAELAEDAHGTQKFMDPRWAEDLEKLAVLTCTTCHNEHVHMFDRGVHLQPDLCMTCHDGIITGELKSHDGFTPDGCWTAGCHNFHDHRSISTGFLRQNLDQPPMLPVQALPERTVSPSLETAPRPDLTSEFEELGR comes from the coding sequence ATGATCTGGCCTGGAGGTCGATCCATTCCCTGGCAATCCATAGTGAGCCTCAAGGGTGCGATCGCATGTGCCTGTATTGCCCTAATTGGCTGGTTCGCCGCCGCCTTCTGGCTGGATCAGCGCCAGGTGTTCTTGCCCGGCCAAACCTCCGTCGGCCACCACTTGTTTGAGACCTCCTGTAATTCTTGCCACGAAGGCTTTAAGCCGGTCAGCAACGACACCTGCAGGCGCTGCCACCAGGCCGAACTGGCCGAAGATGCCCACGGCACCCAGAAGTTTATGGACCCCCGCTGGGCCGAGGACTTAGAAAAGTTGGCCGTCCTCACCTGCACCACCTGCCACAACGAACATGTGCACATGTTTGACCGCGGGGTACATCTACAGCCGGACCTGTGTATGACCTGCCACGACGGCATCATCACCGGCGAGCTCAAAAGCCATGACGGGTTCACCCCCGACGGCTGTTGGACCGCGGGTTGTCACAACTTCCACGACCACCGCTCGATTTCCACCGGGTTTTTGCGCCAAAACCTGGATCAACCGCCGATGCTACCGGTACAAGCCCTGCCGGAGCGTACCGTCTCCCCGTCCCTGGAGACAGCCCCCAGGCCTGACCTGACCTCGGAATTTGAGGAGTTGGGGCGATGA
- a CDS encoding multiheme c-type cytochrome — protein sequence MKPWIAMVLALLLMLVYPAPAGGEGVTSEAVEEATQLWQESLHALNQVNCSSCHQPAATRPLQGHPDHESCRSCHKQAVETFLLGKHGVRLLEGQSPLTPAMARLPMKAAAHQRQMTCATCHDVHSVNTVAAAVDACLSCHNDAHSLNYENSKHAQLFAADRQLPRPSATAVSCATCHLPRHQVKAGEGTLTQVNHNNNTYTLLPRDRMVKEVCMGCHTAWNTATTAFLMTTWWRPILITLPVRP from the coding sequence ATGAAACCCTGGATTGCCATGGTGCTGGCCCTGTTACTCATGCTGGTCTACCCGGCCCCCGCCGGGGGAGAGGGAGTCACCTCAGAGGCGGTTGAGGAGGCCACTCAACTCTGGCAAGAGAGCCTCCATGCGCTGAATCAGGTGAATTGCTCCAGCTGCCATCAGCCCGCAGCCACCCGGCCCCTGCAGGGGCACCCCGACCATGAGAGTTGTCGCAGCTGTCACAAACAGGCGGTAGAGACCTTCCTGCTGGGGAAACACGGGGTGCGGCTATTGGAAGGTCAATCTCCCCTGACCCCGGCCATGGCTCGCCTGCCCATGAAGGCGGCGGCCCACCAGCGGCAGATGACCTGTGCTACCTGCCACGATGTGCACTCCGTCAATACCGTCGCGGCGGCGGTGGATGCCTGCCTCAGTTGCCACAATGATGCCCATTCCTTGAACTATGAAAACTCTAAACATGCCCAGCTATTCGCCGCCGATCGCCAACTGCCTCGACCGTCAGCAACGGCGGTCAGCTGTGCCACCTGCCACCTACCCCGCCACCAGGTTAAGGCCGGAGAAGGCACCCTGACCCAGGTCAACCACAACAACAACACCTATACCCTCTTACCTCGCGATCGCATGGTGAAAGAAGTCTGCATGGGCTGCCACACGGCCTGGAATACGGCTACAACAGCATTTTTGATGACGACCTGGTGGAGGCCAATTTTGATCACCCTCCCAGTTCGTCCCTAG
- a CDS encoding Tll0287-like domain-containing protein: MAFVERWFQTIRTRTVAFVAIVMAVMVTAVSCSGGGNVADNAGVAPELVADYIHTVLAADRTAYTKHVVNRVATLEGKAKEDGVLPIEATEGWQQTDGIPLPAQMFRLGSEIANESGYFTYNLISPWYINDNHAPKGEFEERAVQEMIDTGEPVKEYQEIGDQTYFSAMYPDKAVAEACVSCHNTHPVHLERYPDKQFVMDEVMGGIVINIPLQGA, from the coding sequence ATGGCATTCGTCGAGAGATGGTTCCAGACAATTCGCACCCGCACCGTTGCCTTCGTTGCCATTGTGATGGCGGTGATGGTCACGGCGGTATCCTGTAGCGGCGGTGGCAATGTCGCCGACAATGCCGGGGTGGCCCCGGAACTGGTGGCCGATTATATTCACACGGTGTTGGCGGCAGACCGTACCGCCTATACCAAGCACGTAGTCAACCGAGTCGCGACCCTGGAAGGGAAGGCGAAGGAGGATGGTGTGTTGCCCATCGAAGCCACCGAAGGCTGGCAACAGACCGACGGCATTCCCCTACCGGCCCAGATGTTCCGCCTGGGATCGGAAATTGCCAACGAATCCGGCTACTTTACCTACAACCTGATTTCGCCCTGGTATATCAACGACAACCATGCTCCCAAGGGGGAGTTTGAAGAGCGGGCGGTACAGGAAATGATCGACACCGGCGAGCCGGTGAAGGAATACCAAGAGATTGGAGACCAGACCTATTTCTCGGCCATGTACCCCGACAAGGCGGTGGCGGAAGCCTGTGTCTCTTGCCACAATACCCACCCGGTTCACCTGGAACGGTACCCTGACAAGCAATTTGTCATGGATGAGGTCATGGGCGGCATCGTGATCAACATTCCCCTGCAGGGTGCTTAG
- a CDS encoding thioredoxin domain-containing protein: protein MTVNPLLDALKRRFSPLIPLVIIGVFAIATLWLTRPAGSAPGPSLVSGLMTLKATAQAATPYDAAMANGKPTLLEFYADWCTTCQAMAPTLQALHHQFGHQVNLVMLNIDDPQWQQPLERFQVKGVPHLVLLQADGTVADSVTGKVPRSILSHRLGDLL, encoded by the coding sequence ATGACGGTCAATCCGCTACTCGATGCCCTCAAGCGACGATTCTCTCCCCTGATTCCCTTGGTGATCATCGGGGTGTTTGCGATCGCAACCCTCTGGCTCACCCGGCCAGCAGGATCTGCCCCAGGCCCCTCGCTAGTCTCGGGGCTGATGACCCTGAAGGCGACGGCCCAAGCGGCCACGCCCTACGACGCGGCCATGGCCAATGGCAAGCCCACCCTGCTGGAGTTCTATGCCGACTGGTGCACCACCTGTCAGGCCATGGCCCCCACCCTGCAGGCCCTCCATCACCAGTTTGGCCACCAGGTGAACCTAGTCATGCTGAATATAGACGATCCCCAATGGCAGCAGCCCCTCGAGCGGTTTCAAGTTAAGGGGGTCCCCCACCTGGTGTTGCTGCAGGCCGACGGCACCGTTGCCGATAGCGTCACGGGCAAAGTTCCCCGGTCCATCCTGAGCCATCGCCTGGGTGATCTCCTCTGA
- a CDS encoding rhomboid family intramembrane serine protease has protein sequence MALDDEELKARLQRLSDEVELGHGSPPATASSRQSMSTKSSTKQGWLQRLRYTACLPLAILALPWAQEIIDQVLFRGQWNFPVYPRSPDGIPGIFLSAFSHANFAHLLGNSIAFAIFSWLILAKSKRDYWTTVLIGWLGGGLASWLLAPQPAHGLSGVVYTLFGYLLVIGWLEKRFVPLVISVFVLINYSAFIWGVFPTQPMVAWWGHLFGFLLGIFAAYGMYREPHSQKDRSLRS, from the coding sequence ATGGCGTTGGACGATGAAGAACTAAAGGCTCGGTTGCAACGATTATCCGACGAGGTCGAGCTTGGTCATGGATCGCCGCCGGCCACTGCGTCTTCCCGGCAGTCCATGTCGACGAAATCGTCGACGAAGCAGGGGTGGCTGCAGCGTCTGCGCTATACAGCTTGCCTTCCCTTGGCGATTCTGGCGCTGCCTTGGGCCCAGGAAATCATCGACCAGGTGCTGTTTCGGGGTCAATGGAATTTTCCGGTCTACCCCCGCTCACCCGATGGCATCCCTGGTATTTTTCTCTCGGCCTTTTCCCATGCTAACTTTGCCCATCTGCTCGGGAATAGCATTGCCTTTGCCATTTTTAGTTGGCTGATTCTGGCCAAGAGTAAGCGGGATTACTGGACCACAGTGCTGATCGGCTGGCTGGGAGGAGGGCTGGCAAGTTGGCTATTGGCGCCGCAGCCGGCCCATGGGCTGAGTGGGGTGGTGTATACCCTGTTCGGCTACTTGCTGGTGATCGGCTGGCTGGAGAAGCGGTTTGTTCCCCTGGTGATCTCGGTATTCGTGTTAATCAACTACAGCGCCTTCATCTGGGGTGTATTCCCCACCCAGCCCATGGTGGCTTGGTGGGGGCATTTGTTTGGCTTTTTGTTGGGGATTTTTGCGGCCTATGGGATGTACCGAGAACCTCATAGCCAGAAAGATAGGTCTTTGCGGTCTTAG
- a CDS encoding S24 family peptidase, with amino-acid sequence MTAAWERVMGFPVPGDAVEQTLDLNRHLARNPAATFFMTVDGKIQTDGEVQLGDVLVVDRSHHPKDGSLVVAVMAGEFHVLRIQHHRDTFIPAQMTWDPDSSISLQIWGVVTAIIRRV; translated from the coding sequence ATGACGGCAGCTTGGGAGCGAGTCATGGGCTTTCCCGTCCCTGGTGATGCCGTCGAACAAACCCTGGATCTGAATCGTCATCTGGCTCGGAACCCAGCGGCCACCTTTTTTATGACTGTCGATGGCAAGATTCAGACGGACGGCGAGGTGCAGCTGGGAGATGTGCTCGTGGTCGATCGCTCTCACCACCCCAAGGATGGCAGTTTGGTGGTGGCGGTCATGGCCGGGGAATTCCATGTGTTGAGGATCCAGCACCACCGGGACACCTTTATCCCAGCCCAGATGACCTGGGACCCTGACAGCTCTATCTCCCTGCAGATCTGGGGCGTCGTTACCGCGATTATCCGCAGGGTCTAG
- a CDS encoding helix-turn-helix domain-containing protein yields MALRLNADGWNVPAIAKHLGPHDQTIRTTLKRWQHQGLAGLWDAPRF; encoded by the coding sequence ATGGCACTGCGGTTGAACGCCGATGGTTGGAATGTCCCGGCAATTGCCAAGCATCTCGGGCCGCATGACCAGACGATTCGCACCACGCTCAAGCGGTGGCAGCACCAAGGCCTCGCTGGCCTATGGGATGCCCCTCGCTTTTGA